From one Pseudopipra pipra isolate bDixPip1 chromosome 2, bDixPip1.hap1, whole genome shotgun sequence genomic stretch:
- the CNGA4 gene encoding cyclic nucleotide-gated cation channel alpha-4: MGTPWNWALQNPEPLYRDAQNWASMYQITLYRAPRARAGHRQQHPLGTEVHRTRHRTRHSTQHSTQYRTRHRTRHRTRHRTQHRTRHRTQHRTRHRTQHRTRHSTQYRTRHRTRHRTQNRTQHRTRHRTRHRTRHRTRHRTQNRTQHRTRHRTQYRTQHRTRHRTQHRTQHRTQNRTQHRTRHRTHQHVDAQDPPGWHRHWTRCGVSRARLPTAGLGWGHCREPRGPTGAGGWLSPRAPGSCGWVQRSRARGPEGGWGDTRSLCAPSSTAIPQRWTLDPAGDWHYWWISLMVLPILYNWVVLILRCCFPEVQEAHVGLWRGLDGLSDALYLLDIAVRLHTGFLEDGILVQDISRTRRRYLCSWAFPWDVAAVLPTELLCLLPGVPGVPGVPAARANRCLRAPRLFEAFDRCETRTGWPNTFRVAKLMMYLVLGIHWHGCLYFALSARLGPGTDPWVCPAFARPLRRYLHSFYFSTLVLAMVGDTPAPQREEEFLFTTAGFLLAVLGFATITGSISAVIANLSAADAAFYPDAGPVRRYLRARGVGGRLARRVARWHQHLRVQRKLPAERAVLQHLPRGLRAEVAAGVHLPALRRVGLFRGCGHEVLRQLVLRLRPQVFGPGEFVCRRGDVGREMYFVREGRLAVVAEDGVTQLAVLGEGLYFGEISLINIKGEPHTSHRRRPTAPLAHGPHPAGNTAGNRRTANILSIGYSDLFCLGKEDLAEVLAEFPHARAAMEAKGRELLLGMGRLDTGAEAAAAAAEAEAERRLWGLEVALEGLQTRAARLLAQLEAGALRMALRIQRLEGQLHLRQQQDEAAGMAGAAGMATPQWPARTRGPAVGQGPPRTWGPAVGQGPPRTRGPTETQGPLRACDPVGDWDPFKVQVAPKAQGPVQGPSPAGGRGPTGVQGPSKAQSFLGDQGLPRAQGPPMAEGTPIAQGRSGTQGPPRSQGTPTVWGPLRTQGPPRTQGSTGAQGPSGVQGHRGAQAPRRAQVPPGGRVPPKAQGPSIAQGHPGEGGPHRMQGTPMAQGPSWSRGSRRVQELPGARGPARGRGAGGPVPRR, encoded by the exons ATGGGGACCCCTTGGAACTGGGCACTCCAGAACCCGGAACCCCTGTACCGGGACGCCCAGAACTGGGCATCCATGTACCAGATAACCTTGTACCGGGCACCTCGTGCCAG GGCCGGGCACCGGCAGCAGCACCCGCTGGGCACTGAGGTGCACAGGACCCGGCACAGGACCCggcacagcacccagcacagcacccagtACAGGACCCGGCACAGGACCCGGCACAGGACCCGGCACAGGACTCAACACAGGACCCGGCACAGGACTCAGCACAGGACCCGGCACAGGACTCAGCACAGGACCCGGCACAGCACCCAGTACAGGACCCGGCACAGGACCCGGCACAGGACCCAGAACAGGACCCAGCACAGGACCCGGCACAGGACCCGGCACAGGACCCGGCACAGGACCCGGCACAGGACCCAGAACAGGACCCAGCACAGGACCCGGCACAGGACTCAGTACAGGACCCAGCACAGGACCCGGCACAGGACCCAGCACAGGACCCAGCACAGGACCCAGAACAGGACCCAGCACAGGACCCGGCACAGGACCCACCAGCATGTGGATGCACAGGACCCACCGG GCTGGCACCGGCACTGGACACGCTGTGGGGTGAGCAGGGCACGGCTGCCCACTgcggggctggggtgggggcacTGCAGGGAACCCCGAGGTCCTACAGGTGCTGGAGGGTGGCTGAGCCCCAGAGCCCCTGGCAGCTGTGGGTGGGTGCAGcgcagcagggccaggggtcCAGAAGGGGGATGGGGTGACACTAGGTCCCTCTgtgcccccagcagcactgccattcCTCAGAGGTGGACCCTTGACCCTGCCGGGGACTGGCACTACTGGTGGATCAGCCTCATGGTGCTGCCCATCCTCTACAACTGGGTCGTCCTCATCCTCAG GTGCTGCTTCCCCGAGGTGCAGGAGGCACATGTGGGGCTGTGGCGGGGCCTGGACGGGCTCAGTGATGCGCTGTACCTGCTGGACATTGCCGTGCGCCTCCACACAG GTTTTCTGGAGGATGGGATCCTGGTGCAGGACATCAGCCGGACGCGGCGGCGctacctgtgctcctgggccttCCCCTGGGACGtggcagctgtgctgcccaccgagctgctctgcctgctcccaggggtcccgggggtcccaggggtgcCGGCAGCACGTGCCAACCGCTGCCTGCGGGCGCCACGGCTCTTCGAGGCCTTCGACCGGTGTGAGACACGCACGGGGTGGCCCAACACCTTCCGTGTGGCCAAGCTGATGATGTACCTGGTGCTGGGCATCCACTGGCACGGCTGCCTCTACTTCGCGCTATCGGCGCGGCTGGGGCCGGGCACCGACCCCTGGGTGTGCCCCGCCTTCGCGCGCCCGCTGCGCCGATACCTGCACAGCTTCTACTTCTCCACGCTGGTCCTGGCCATGGTGGGCGACACGCCGGCGCCGCAGCGCGAGGAGGAGTTCCTCTTCACCACTGCCGGTttcctgctggctgtgctgggcttcGCCACCATCACCGGCAGCATCAGCGCCGTCATCGCCAACCTCAGCGCGGCCGACGCCGCCTTCTACCCCGACGCGGGGCCGGTGCGGCGGTACCTGCGGGCGCGGGGCGTGGGCGGGCGGCTGGCGAGGCGCGTGGCGCGCTGGCACCAGCACCTGCGCGTGCAGCGCAAGCTGCCGGCGGAGCGGGCggtgctgcagcacctgccGCGGGGGCTGCGGGCCGAGGTGGCGGCCGGCGTGCACCTGCCGGCCCTGCGGCGCGTGGGGCTGTTCCGCGGCTGCGGGCACGAGGTGCTGCGCCAGCTGGTGCTGCGCCTGCGCCCGCAGGTCTTCGGCCCCGGCGAGTTCGTGTGCCGGCGCGGCGACGTGGGCCGCGAGATGTACTTCGTCCGCGAGGGCCGGCTGGCCGTGGTGGCCGAGGACGGCGTCACGCAGCTGGCCGTGCTGGGCGAGGGGCTCTACTTCGGGGAGATCAGCCTCATCAACATCAAGGGTGAGCCCCACACCTCACACCGACGCCGGCCCACGGCCCCCCTGGCTCATGGCCCCCATCCTGCAGGGAACACGGCGGGGAACAGGCGCACGGCCAACATCCTGAGCATCGGCTACTCGGACCTGTTCTGCCTGGGCAAGGAGGACCTGGCCGAGGTGCTGGCCGAGTTCCCCCACGCCCGTGCCGCCATGGAGGCCAAGGgccgggagctgctgctgggcatgGGGCGGCTGGACACGGGTGCTgaggcggcagcggcggcagccGAGGCCGAGGCTGAGCGGCGGCTGTGGGGGCTGGAGgtggccctggaggggctgcagaCACGGGCGGCTcggctgctggcacagctggaggccggCGCCCTGCGCATGGCCCTGCGCATCCAGCGCCTCGAGGGGCAGCTGCacctgaggcagcagcaggacgaGGCAGCGGGGatggctggggcagcaggaatggcCACACCGCAGTGGCCAGCCAGGACACGGGGTCCTGCTGTAGGACAGGggccccccaggacatggggTCCTGCTGTAGGACAGGGGCCCCCCCGGACACGGGGTCCAACCGAGACGCAGGGTCCCCTCAGGGCCTGTGATCCTGTCGGTGACTGGGATCCCTTCAAGGTGCAGGTTGCCCCTAAGGCACAGGGTCCTGTCCAGGGACCAAGTCCTGCTGGAGGACGGGGTCCCACTGGGGTGCAGGGTCCCTCCAAGGCACAGAGTTTTCTTGGGGATCAGGgtctgcccagggcacagggtcCCCCAATGGCAGAGGGTACCCCAATAGCACAGGGTCGCAGTGGCACACAAGGTCCCCCCAGGTCACAGGGTACTCCCACGGTGTGGGGTCCCCTCAGGACACAGGGTCCTCCCAGGACACAGGGTTCCACTGGGGCACAGGGTCCCAGTGGGGtgcaggggcacaggggggcacAGGCTCCCCGCAGGGCACAGGTTCCCCCCGGGGGCCGGGTTCCCCCTAAAGCACAGGGTCCTTCCATAGcacagggacaccctggggaaGGGGGTCCCCATAGGATGCAGGGTACCCCCATGGCACAGGGTCCCTCTTGGTCACGGGGTTCCAGGCGAGTGCAGGAACTCCCCGGGGCTCGAGGTCCTGCGAGGGGTCGGGGTGCAGGGGGACCAGTCCCGCGGCGCTGA
- the CCKBR gene encoding gastrin/cholecystokinin type B receptor: MDPRFLNESLQELLCRAGNGTGNGTGNGTGTGTNSSACDLLRRGLRGPPAPRELDVAVRVVLYALIFVLSVGGNTLVVAVLALNRRLRTVTNCFLLSLALSDLLLALCCMPFTLLPGLMGAFVFGDAVCKLVAYLMGVSVAVSTFSLVAIALERYSAICNPLQSRAWQTRSHACRVIAGTWALAALLMLPYAVYSTTRPAAPRAPRPPPAQCTHHWPSERVRQAWYVLLLLILFFIPGVVMTVAYGLISRELYRGIRFELHVKGEAAAQRGAGGDAVPGCDEGDGCYLQLSHPGAALELRALGAGAQQDRARVNSSGAQLAAKRRVIRMLVVIVAMFFLCWLPIFAANTWRAFAPRAAQRALSGTPIAFIHLLSYTSACTNPLIYCFMNRRFRKAFGATCAGWGCRRSCPRRPPSDEPPMASASLSKFSYTTVSSLGPP; encoded by the exons ATGGATCCCCGGTTCCTCAACGAGtcgctgcaggagctgctctgccgCGCCGGGAACGGCACCGGGAACGGCACCGGGaacggcaccggcaccgggacTAACAGCTCCGCCTGCGACCTCCTCCGCAGGGGCCTCCGCGGGCCCCCGGCGCCCAGAG AGCTGGACGTGGCGGTGCGCGTGGTGCTGTACGCGCTGATCTTCGTGCTGAGCGTCGGGGGCAACACGCTGGTGGTGGCCGTGCTGGCGCTGAACCGGCGGCTGCGCACCGTCACCAACTGcttcctgctgtccctggcGCTGAGCGACCTGCTCCTGGCGCTGTGCTGCATGCCCTTCACCCTGCTGCCCGGCCTCATGGGCGCCTTCGTCTTCGGCGATGCCGTCTGCAAGCTCGTCGCCTACCTCATGG GGGTGTCAGTGGCCGTGTCCACCTTCAGCCTGGTGGCCATCGCCCTCGAGCGCTACAGTGCCATCTGCAACCCGCTGCAGTCGCGCGCCTGGCAGACGCGGTCCCACGCCTGCCGTGTCATCGCGGGCACCTGGGCGCTGGCGGCGCTGCTGATGCTGCCCTACGCCGTGTACAGCACCACGcgccccgctgccccccgcgccccccgcccgccccccgcgcaGTGCACGCACCACTGGCCCAGCGAGCGCGTCCGGCAGGCCTG GTAcgtcctgctgctcctcatcctCTTCTTCATCCCGGGCGTGGTGATGACGGTGGCGTATGGGCTCATCTCCCGCGAGCTCTACCGCGGCATCCGCTTCGAGCTGCACGTCAAGGGGGAGGCGGCAG CCCAGCGTGGTGCCGGGGGGGACGCGGTGCCCGGCTGTGACGAGGGGGACGGGTGCTACCTGCAGCTGTCGCACCCGGGCGCGGCACTGGAGCTGCGGGCGCTGGGGGCGGGCGCGCAGCAGGACCGGGCACGAGTCAACAGCTCGGGGGCCCAGCTGGCAGCCAAGCGGCGCGTGATCCGCATGCTGGTGGTCATCGTGGCCATGTTCTTCCTCTGCTGGCTGCCCATCTTCGCCGCCAACACCTGGCGCGCCTTCGCCCCGCGGGCGGCCCAGCGGGCGCTCTCGGGGACCCCCATCGCCTTCATCCACCTGCTGTCCTACACCTCGGCCTGCACCAACCCCCTCATCTACTGCTTCATGAACCGCCGCTTCCGCAAGGCCTTCGGGGCCACCTGTGCGGGCTGGGGGTGCCGCCGCAgctgcccccgccgcccccccagCGACGAGCCCCCCATGGCCAGCGCCTCGCTCTCCAAGTTCAGCTACACCACCGTCAGCAGCCTGGGCCCCCCCTGA